Within Micromonospora narathiwatensis, the genomic segment TGAGCTTCTTGCGGGTGCCGGCGACCGCGCGGGCGATGGCCTTGCCGACGTCGGTGGAGCCGGTGAACGCGACCTTGTCGACGCCCGGGTGCTCGACCAGCGCCCGGCCGGTCTCGCCGGCGCCGGTGACGATGTTGACCACGCCGGCCGGCAGGTCGGCCTGCTGGCAGATCTCGGCGAAGAGCAGCGCGGTCAGCGGGGTGGTCTCCGCCGGCTTCAGCACCACCGTGTTGCCGGCGGCGAGCGCCGGGGCGATCTTCCAGGCCAGCATGAGCAGCGGGAAGTTCCACGGGATGACCTGGGCGGCCACGCCGAGCGGCTGCGGGTTCGGCCCGAAGCCCGCGTGGGGCAGCTTGTCGGCCCAGCCGGCGTAGTAGAAGAAGTGCGCGGCGACCAGCGGTACGTCGACGTCCCGGGATTCCTTGATCGGCTTGCCGTTGTCCAGCGACTCCAGCACGGCCAGCTCGCGGGAGCGCTCCTGGACGATCCGGGCGATCCGGAACAGGTACTTGGCCCGGTCGCGGCCCGGCATCGGGCCCCAGACCTTCTGGTACGCCTTGCGGGCGGCGCGGACCGCGCGGTCCACGTCCTCGTTGCCGGCCTCGGCGATCTCGGCGAGGACCTCCTCCGAGGCCGGGTTGATCGACTTGAAGCTGCCGCCGTCGACCGGGTCGACGAACTTTCCGTCGACGAAGAGCCCGTACGAGGGCTTGATGTCCACCACCGAGCGCGACTCGGGGGCGGGGGCGTATTCGAACATCGCGCTCAGTCCAGGGTGAAGTAGTCGGGACCGGAGTAGACCCCGGTCTTCAGCTTGGTGCGCTGCATGAGGAGGTCGTTGAGCAGGCTGGACGCGCCGAACCGGAACCAGTCCGGGTCCAGCCAGTCCGCGCCGACGGTCTCGTTGACCATGACCAGGTACTTGATCGCGTCCTTGGTGGTCTTGATACCGCCGGCCGGCTTCACGCCGATCTGCCGCCCGGTGGCGGCGCGGAAGTCGCGGACCGCCTCCAGCATGACCAGGGTCACCGGCAGGGTGGCCGCGACCGGGACCTTGCCGGTGGAGGTCTTGATGAAGTCGGCGCCGGCCAGCATGGCCAGCCAGGAGGCCCGCCGCACGTTGTCGTACGTGGTCAGCTCGCCGGTCTCCAGGATCACCTTGAGGTGGGCGTCCCCGCACGCCTCCTTGGTGGCGACGATCTCGTCGTACACCGCCTGGTAGCGGCCGGCCAGGAAGTCGCCCCGGTTGATCACCATGTCGATCTCGTCGGCCCCGGCCGCGACCGCCGCCCGGGTGTCGGCGAGCTTGACGTCCAGCGGGGCCTGGCCCGACGGGAAGGCGGTCGCCACGCTGGCCAGGTGCACGCCACTGCCGCGCAGCACCTCGGCCACGTACGGGACCATGGAGGGATAGACGCAGACGGCGCCGACGTGCGGGCAGGACGGGTCGGCCGGGTCGGGGCGCAGCGCCTTGGTGGCCAGCGCCCGCACCTTGCCGGGGGTGTCGGCCCCTTCGAGGGTGGTCAGGTCGACCATCCGGATCGCCAGGTCGATCGCCTGGGCCTTGGCGGTGGTCTTGATGGATCGGGTGCCGAGTTGTGCCGCCCGCTGCTCCGCGCCGACCTGGTCCACGCCGGGTAGGCCGTGGAGGAAGGTCCGCAGAGCGGTCTCGGATCGTCCCAGCTCGGAGAGGTCCGACCGGGCCGACGTCGCTGTCGCCGTCATGGCGTGAATAGTACGCATCCCGCCGGGGTGTGATCTTGGTCACGGCGGCCTGGTTGTGGGTGCCACACGTGAGCGAGGTCGCTGGCCAGCCGGCGCGTGCGGTGCGCGGCGAGGCCGCCCGGTAGGTTGAGCGTTCGTGGACGTACACGTCATTGACCACCCGCTCGCCCAGGCGCGGCTGACCGCCATGCGGGACGCCCGGACCGACTCGCCGTCGTTCCGGGCCGCGCTGCGCGAACTCACCACCATGCTGGTGTACGAGGCCGCGCGCTCGTTCCCCGTCGAGAAGTACCCGATCCAGACCCCGGTCACCGCCACCGAGGGCACCCGGCTGGCCAACCCGCCGCTGCTCGTGCCGGTCCTGCGGGCCGGTCTCGGCATGGCCGACGCCGCGCTCGGTCTGCTGCCCGAGTCGTCCATGGGCTTCGTCGGCCTGGCCCGCGACGAGGAGACGTTCGAGCCGCGCGCCTACATGGAGTCGCTGCCCCGCGTCCTGACCGGCCTGCCGGTGCTGGTGCTCGACCCGATGCTGGCCACCGGCGGTTCGCTGGAGCACTGCTGCCGGCTGCTCGCCGACCGCGGCTGCACCGACATCACGGTGCTCTGCGTCCTCGCCGCGCCGGTCGGCATCGAGCGGCTGGAGCGCTCCGGCCTCCCCCTGCGCCTGGTCACCGCCTCCATCGACGAGGGCCTCAACGACCGGATGTTCATCGTCCCGGGCCTCGGCGACGCCGGCGACCGCCAGTTCGGCGGCATGCCCCGCTTCTGACCCCGCAGCCGGCGTCGATCATGGAGTTGTGGCGGCGGACGAGGGCCACAAAAGCCGGAAAACCGTCGCCACCCGCCCATGATCGACACGCTGCGGCGCGTTGGCGCCTCGGGGGCGGGGAGAGGCGTTAGCGTTCCGGGCCATGACTGGTGTTGCGCTCGCCGAAGAGCTGCTGCTCCTCGCGTACGACGACGAGACCGGCAAGGCGACCATGCCCCGGATCAGTCTTGATCTCGGGATGGCCGCCGCGGTGCTGGTCGAGCTGGCCCTGGCCGGCCGGATCGCGTACGCGGATGGCTCCCTGGCGGTGATCGACCCGTCGCCGACCGGCGAGCCGATCGCCGACGAGGTCCTCGTCCGGATCGCCGCCGACACCCCGCACACCCCGTCGTCGTGGGTGCAGCGGCTGCGGCACGGCCTGCGCGACCGGATCCTCGGCGACCTGTGCGGCCGGGGCGTGGTCCGGGACGTCGACGAGACCGAGCTGGGCTTCATCCACGTGCACCGGTACCCGGTCGTCGACGCCTCGGTGGAGGCGGACTCCCGCCGCCGGCTGGCCGAGGCGCTGGCCGCCGGCCAACTCCCCGACGAGCGGACCGCGGCGCTGGCCACCCTGATGGCGGTGCTGCGGATGGAACCGGCGCTCGGCCTGACCGGCGAGGGCGCCCGGGACGCCCACCGCCGGCTGGAGGAGATCGCCGGGGTCGCCGGCTTCTCCGGCACCGTCGGCCTGGACGACAGCGTCGTCCGCCCCTCCGTCAGCCTGGTGGTCGCCGCCCTCGCCCAGGCCGTCGACGCCGCGCTCGGCAAGCGCGAGCCGTGAGCCCCTGTCGACGCCTCCGGTGAGCACGGGCCCCTTGTCGACAGGGGCCCGTGCTCAGCGCTAGAGGCCGAGGACGGTGGCCACCTCGGTGCGCAGGGCCGCCACCGCGGCCGTCGCGCGGGCGCGGGCCGCGGGCACGTCGCCGTCCGCGACCGGCTCCACCACCTCCAGGTACGCCTTCAGCTTCGGCTCGGTGCCGGACGGGCGGATCACCACCCGGGCCGTGTCGGTACGCAGGATCACCACGTCCGCGCCGGGCATCAGGTCGGACGCCTCGGTCACCGGGTGACCGAGCAGCGAGGTCGGGGTGGCCGCCCGGAGTCGCGTCATCATCTGCGCGATCAACCGCAGGTCGTCCACCCGCACCGAGAGCTGGTCGGTGTGGTGCACGCCGAACTCGGCGGCCAGCTCGTCCAGCCGGTCGGTGAGCGTACGGCCCCCGGCCTTGAGGCCGGCCGCCAGTTCGGCGACGGTCAGCGCGGCGGTGATGCCGTCCTTGTCGCGTACGTGCTCCGGCGCGACGCAGTAGCCGAGCGCCTCCTCGTACCCGAAGACCAGCGGCTGGCTCCCGCCACCGCCCCGGACGATCCACTTGAACCCGGTCAGCGTCTCGTCGTAGGGCAGGTTCCGGGCCGTGCACATCGCCCGCAGCAGGGACGACGACACGATGGTGGTGGCGTAGAGCCCGGTGACCCCGCGACGCATCAGGTGGTCGGCGAGCAGCGCACCCACCTCGTCCCCGCGCAGCATCCGCCAGGTGCCGCCCTCCGGTACCGCCACCGCGCAGCGGTCCGCGTCCGGGTCGTTGGCGATGGCGAGGTCCGCGCCGGTCGAGTCGGCCAGCGCGACCAGCTTGTCCACCGCGCCCGGCTCCTCCGGGTTGGGGAAGTTCACCGTCGGGAACGCCGGATCCGGTTCGGCCTGGTCGGGCACCACGCCGGGGGTCGGGAACCCGGCCCGGGCGAACGCGGCGGTCAGCACCGTGGCGCCCACCCCGTGCAGCGGCGTGTACGCCACCTTCAGGTCGCGCGGTCCGGCCGGGTCGACCACCGCGGCGGCCCGTTCCACGTACGCGGCGACCAGGTCGTCGCCGAGCACCTCGC encodes:
- a CDS encoding aldehyde dehydrogenase family protein; the encoded protein is MFEYAPAPESRSVVDIKPSYGLFVDGKFVDPVDGGSFKSINPASEEVLAEIAEAGNEDVDRAVRAARKAYQKVWGPMPGRDRAKYLFRIARIVQERSRELAVLESLDNGKPIKESRDVDVPLVAAHFFYYAGWADKLPHAGFGPNPQPLGVAAQVIPWNFPLLMLAWKIAPALAAGNTVVLKPAETTPLTALLFAEICQQADLPAGVVNIVTGAGETGRALVEHPGVDKVAFTGSTDVGKAIARAVAGTRKKLTLELGGKAANIVFDDAPVDQAVEGIVNGIFFNQGHVCCAGSRLLVQESVADRVLESLKRRMAQLRVGDPLDKNTDIGAINSAAQLDRIRELSEAGAAEGAERWSPPCELPERGFWFAPTIFTGVTQAHRIAREEIFGPVLSVLTFRTPAEAVEKANNTPYGLSAGIWTDKGSRILWMADRLRAGVVWANTFNKFDPTSPFGGYKESGYGREGGRHGLEAYLNV
- a CDS encoding phospho-sugar mutase; this encodes MAADTTDLDELRERALRWLDDDPDPASRDELRAVLDGLPGSAPELADRFAGPLTFGTAGLRGPLRAGPNGMNLAVVTQAAAGLVAWLAQQGGTGPLVIGYDARHGSRAFAERTAQVATGAGRPALVLPRPLPTPVLAYAVRHLGGVAGVMVTASHNPPQDNGYKVYLGAQLGGELGAGAQIVPPADAGIEAAIRAVGPLAKVPLGPAGEVLGDDLVAAYVERAAAVVDPAGPRDLKVAYTPLHGVGATVLTAAFARAGFPTPGVVPDQAEPDPAFPTVNFPNPEEPGAVDKLVALADSTGADLAIANDPDADRCAVAVPEGGTWRMLRGDEVGALLADHLMRRGVTGLYATTIVSSSLLRAMCTARNLPYDETLTGFKWIVRGGGGSQPLVFGYEEALGYCVAPEHVRDKDGITAALTVAELAAGLKAGGRTLTDRLDELAAEFGVHHTDQLSVRVDDLRLIAQMMTRLRAATPTSLLGHPVTEASDLMPGADVVILRTDTARVVIRPSGTEPKLKAYLEVVEPVADGDVPAARARATAAVAALRTEVATVLGL
- a CDS encoding GOLPH3/VPS74 family protein — its product is MTGVALAEELLLLAYDDETGKATMPRISLDLGMAAAVLVELALAGRIAYADGSLAVIDPSPTGEPIADEVLVRIAADTPHTPSSWVQRLRHGLRDRILGDLCGRGVVRDVDETELGFIHVHRYPVVDASVEADSRRRLAEALAAGQLPDERTAALATLMAVLRMEPALGLTGEGARDAHRRLEEIAGVAGFSGTVGLDDSVVRPSVSLVVAALAQAVDAALGKREP
- the deoC gene encoding deoxyribose-phosphate aldolase, with the protein product MTATATSARSDLSELGRSETALRTFLHGLPGVDQVGAEQRAAQLGTRSIKTTAKAQAIDLAIRMVDLTTLEGADTPGKVRALATKALRPDPADPSCPHVGAVCVYPSMVPYVAEVLRGSGVHLASVATAFPSGQAPLDVKLADTRAAVAAGADEIDMVINRGDFLAGRYQAVYDEIVATKEACGDAHLKVILETGELTTYDNVRRASWLAMLAGADFIKTSTGKVPVAATLPVTLVMLEAVRDFRAATGRQIGVKPAGGIKTTKDAIKYLVMVNETVGADWLDPDWFRFGASSLLNDLLMQRTKLKTGVYSGPDYFTLD
- the upp gene encoding uracil phosphoribosyltransferase; the protein is MDVHVIDHPLAQARLTAMRDARTDSPSFRAALRELTTMLVYEAARSFPVEKYPIQTPVTATEGTRLANPPLLVPVLRAGLGMADAALGLLPESSMGFVGLARDEETFEPRAYMESLPRVLTGLPVLVLDPMLATGGSLEHCCRLLADRGCTDITVLCVLAAPVGIERLERSGLPLRLVTASIDEGLNDRMFIVPGLGDAGDRQFGGMPRF